The genomic region CAGGTGGGCCGAACCGCATCGAGAGTTTCAACGGCTACCAGTTGTCCCTGGACAACATCGCCGACAACTTCCGTGCGATGCGTGACGTCTACACCGAGGCCGACCCCGGGGCGGACGTGGCCGAACTTCCGGACGGTACGCCTCACGTATCGCAACTGCGTGACCTGGCACCGCAGTTGGCCCGGGCGCGAGCAGGCCTGGTCGACAACCGCCGGCTGCACTACGAGATCAACGCGACCACCCGCCGCAAGGCCGAGCGGGTGCTGCCCCGGACGAGCGGTACGAGCGCGCAGGAGCGGGGAATCTGCGCGCGTCTGTCTCCGCTGCTTCCGCGGTCGGCTTCCGACTTCGGCGCCGTGCTCACGGCACTGCGCGAGGACCGGGAATGGCTGGGACGCCCGTGCAACGGCTCCCCCACCGGTTTCGAGGCGCTGATCCACACCACGGTGGCCGCCAGTGTCGAGCTGTTCGGCGCCGACTTCGCGCTGAGCCGCGGTATCCGGTCGCTGCCCAAACTCGTCGACGCGCTCGACAGGCAGGCCTGGAAGGAGATCGTGTCCTGGGAGCTGCCGGAGTTCTACTGCTGCGTCGTTCCCAGCGCGAACGCGCTCGCCCTCCATGACGGTGACCGGGCCCGGGTCGCCGACTCCGCCTGGGCGATGTCGGCACGTATGCAGTACAACACCTGGCACGTCATGCCCGGCAACCTGCCCAAGGATCCCGCGGTGCAGGCCCGGGACTTCCTCGCCCCACACGCTCTGCCGGACATCGCCGTGCACTCCGACCTGCACCACCGAGGACACGTCGCGAACAACATCCGCTACTCGGCGCGCAGTCCGGAGCAGGTCATGGTCGCCGGCCTCGCCTTCAAGAGCCTGACCGACCTGCGCGTCATGCGGTGCGAGGGCGATCCCTTCAACCAGACCGAGCTGCTGGCGGTCACCCAGGTCGCCGGGTTCCTGGCAGGGGTCTCCCAGATGGTGGCCGAGGCCGCCCGGGACGGTCGACCGGTCGAGGTCACCGCCTTCGACCACCACTGGCACCGCAAGACGATCATCGACAACGTACTGGAGCATCATGTCTGAGTCCGCGAACGGGGACGTCATCGTCTTCCTCAACCTCCGCCGGACCCCCCTGGAACAGCGCGCCACTCTCACCGCCGCCCACCGTCTGGGCTACGGTGTCGCGCTGATCGCCGACAGCCCTCCCGCCGACCTGCCCCGGGAGATCGTCCGCGTCGTCCACAAGGTCGACACGTTCGACGACGCCGCAGTCGACGCAGCGGTCAAGGCCATCGCGGCCGACCACACGATCGCGGGCATCGTCACCTGGTCCGACCCGGGTGTCGAGTCGGTCAGCCGTATCGCGGCCGAGCGCGGCCTGCCCGCACCGTCCCCGGCCGCGGCAGAAGTCGCTCGCAACAAGTACCTGATGCGCCGGTCGCTCGCGGACCGCCCCGACCTCATCCCCGCCTTCGCTCAGGTCGTCACCTGGGACGAGACGGTCACGGCCGCTGCCCGGATCGGGTATCCGCTGGTCCTCAAGCCCGTCTCGGGCAACGGCAGCAAGGGCATCCACACGGTCCGGAACGACGACGAGCTCCGGTCCGCCTACGACCAGCTCTCCCGTTACGTGCGCCCCGACGTCGACCGGGTGTTCACCGGCCACTCCGGTGAGATCATCATCGAGGAGTTCCTGGTCGGCACCGAGCACAGCGTCGAGGGCTGGGTGCACCGAGGTACGGTCTACATCGCCGGTGTCACCGACAAGATCACCACACCGGACTACCACCTCGAGACCGGCCATCTCTTCCCCAGTGCCCTGGCACCCGACCGGCTGGAATCCGTGCACGATCTCACGCGGGCCGTCGTCTCCGCCTTCGGGATCGACGACTGTGCCTTCCACCTGGAATGCATGGTCCACCCGGAGGGCGGCGTGAAGCTGGTGGAGTGCGCGGCGCGTGGCGGCGGTGACTTCATCATCTCCCACCTCGTGGGCCTGGCCACCGGCGAGCCCTTCTGCGAGAACACCATCCGAGTGGCCACCGGCCAAGAGCCCGTCCTGGGAACGAAGCCCGCGCTCCACGCCGGCCTCACCAGGATCCTCGGCACACAGGAGGGCACCCTGCAAGCGATCGACGGTCTGGGCGAGGCGCTGACCGTAGCGGGTGTCGAGCACATCGCGATCGAACGCACCCCTGGCAACGCGGTGCGTGTCCCGCCCGCCGACTTCGTCTCCAGCGGCATCCTCTCGGTGATCGCAACGGGTGACTCCCGCGCGGCTGTCGAGGCCTCCCTCGAAGCCGCTGAGAAAGCCATCACCGTCAGGGTCTGCGATGCCGGCTGACGGCGCGGCCCCCACCGTTGTCGTCGTGGGGTGCACGACCGCCTCGCCACACGGACAGGACCAGATGCGCAGGCTGGCCGAGCAAGCGCGTGCCCGCGGCGTGCGTTTGCTCGGGACGGACACCGCGGCGAACCTGCGGTCAGGGATCTGGCGGATGCCGGCCGACGAGTTCACGGAACTGGAGTTCACCGACGCCGACGCCGACACGTGCCGGGCGTTCGCTGCGGCGCATCCCGAGGTGAGGGCGGTGATGACCCTGAAGGAAGCGGGGGTCGTGCCCGCCGCGCTGCTCGCCGATGCCTTCGGGGTTGCCGGAAACAGTGTGGAGGCGGCCCGCACCATCCGGACCAAGGATCTGTGCCGAACCGTGCTGCGCGCCGCAGGGCTCGACCAGCCGCGCTTCACGGTCGTGAGCGACCTGGCCGCAGCCAGGGCGTTCCTGGCCGACACCGACAGGGCCGGAACCGGGCCGTGGATCGTCAAGCCGCGTGACGGACAGGGCAGCGCGGGCGTTTCACTGGTGCGGTCGGCGGCCGACCTGCCCACCGCTCTCGCGCGTGTGGACAGCGGCCGGCCGTTCCTGATCGAGGAGTTCATCGAGGGTGATGAGTTCTCGGCCGAAGGCGTCATGGCCGGCGGGAACTTGCGGATCCTCACGCTGACGCGGAAACGTACCGGTGCCGGTTTCATCGAGACGGGGCACCGCACACCCGCCGGTCTGGCGCCCACGACGGACGCCGCCGCACGAGCCGCAGTCGTGCGCGCCGTCACGGCGGCCGGGGTCACCCACGGCCTCGTGCACGCCGAGTTCTGGGTCACCGGCGAAGGCGACGTCGTCCTCGGGGAGATCCATGCGAGACCGGGCGGCGACTTCATCCACGCCCTCGTCGAGCACACCCTGCCCCGCTTCGAGATGTTCGGAGCACTTCTTGACGACCTTCTCGGACATCCGCCGCAGGAGACCCCTCCTCAGTGTGGTGCGGCGGGGGTGGAGTTCATCGTCCTGGACGCCG from Streptomyces chartreusis NRRL 3882 harbors:
- a CDS encoding ATP-grasp domain-containing protein, which translates into the protein MSESANGDVIVFLNLRRTPLEQRATLTAAHRLGYGVALIADSPPADLPREIVRVVHKVDTFDDAAVDAAVKAIAADHTIAGIVTWSDPGVESVSRIAAERGLPAPSPAAAEVARNKYLMRRSLADRPDLIPAFAQVVTWDETVTAAARIGYPLVLKPVSGNGSKGIHTVRNDDELRSAYDQLSRYVRPDVDRVFTGHSGEIIIEEFLVGTEHSVEGWVHRGTVYIAGVTDKITTPDYHLETGHLFPSALAPDRLESVHDLTRAVVSAFGIDDCAFHLECMVHPEGGVKLVECAARGGGDFIISHLVGLATGEPFCENTIRVATGQEPVLGTKPALHAGLTRILGTQEGTLQAIDGLGEALTVAGVEHIAIERTPGNAVRVPPADFVSSGILSVIATGDSRAAVEASLEAAEKAITVRVCDAG
- a CDS encoding ATP-grasp domain-containing protein: MPADEFTELEFTDADADTCRAFAAAHPEVRAVMTLKEAGVVPAALLADAFGVAGNSVEAARTIRTKDLCRTVLRAAGLDQPRFTVVSDLAAARAFLADTDRAGTGPWIVKPRDGQGSAGVSLVRSAADLPTALARVDSGRPFLIEEFIEGDEFSAEGVMAGGNLRILTLTRKRTGAGFIETGHRTPAGLAPTTDAAARAAVVRAVTAAGVTHGLVHAEFWVTGEGDVVLGEIHARPGGDFIHALVEHTLPRFEMFGALLDDLLGHPPQETPPQCGAAGVEFIVLDAGRVQSVEGWEKATDQPALLAADLDVRPGDVLAAVGSSADRHGVFVAGAATADEVEAVLAGARDSLRIEIGAP